TAATCTGCAGACTTTTAATTTGGTAGAAGTTGTGAATCGTGTCTCACATTAAATGTAAGACAGTATCTGGAGCGATAAACATCAAAGGTCTCTTaaattttattttctactcTGAAGAGATCAATGGACGTGACAAGTTAAAACCAGAGAGATGGATTTGGAACTGAAgacgtttttattttattgagcTGAGAATCAAGTCTGGAATAAAACCTGGAAGAGTTTTAATCTTAATCTGCTCAGAGAAGTTGGAGGAACAGTCGAAGATCATCATCATGAACTTTAACATCAAAATGTGAGAACTGGAAAATGTTATGAGAAACAAATTCATGATTCTGTGGTATTTCctggtttctttgtttataTCAGGTTCAATTTATTAAATGCAGTAATTAAAAAGATGAGCAAGTTCAAGGATTGTGATAAAAGTCAGGACAGTCAATAAAACCTGCTCAGTGAATATTGATCTGTGTGTAAATCCTCTGCATCGTTTCAAACTGCTGTTTAGATCAGAGTTGATGTTTGTGAAATATGTTAAAGCCAAATTTAATCAGGAGCCCATCCTCGCTGTATCTTATTctaaccagcagagggcagtgttgTACAGGAAACGAGGTTTTCATCTTTCCAAtgtaatatatgaatattatataaatatcgAAACATAATATTTCTATTCAAGGATCAAATACAGACAAACCGGGACCAAAGTGTCATTGCCAttgatttgtattgattttgtttcttCTAACTATATGAAAACTTTTTTGAATATGATGCTTTTATTCATTATGTTCAATtaattttcaatttatttaaaattttccTTGTTGCAGTATTGTTTTCAAACGCTCCCTTTTTTGACTCGTTTAATAGAAACAGGCCGTTGTAGTTTGTTTTCTCAATTTTGTGAAACAGCGCCCCcctcagacccccccccccccagcttcaCTTCCACTATAGGTCAAATGAACCAGATGGAACCTTCCACTGACTTGAACTATGAAACAGATTCCTCCAATGAAAAGAGTCAGAATGAAACCCATCCACTCAAgtgttgtgattgacaggtaGTCCAGCTCTGGGCCAGGCTCCGCCCCCCCGGCTCCTCTAAGTATGGGCTGTGTCCAANNNNNNNNNNNNNNNNNNNNNNNNNNNNNNNNNNNNNNNNNNNNNNNNNNNNNNNNNNNNNNNNNNNNNNNNNNNNNNNNNNNNNNNNNNNNNNNNNNNNTttcatacaaaacacatttagcaGATTTATTCATGATGGAATATTCAGTTGTAGCTTACTTAAATAATAAGTAGTAAGGGCCATTATTTTAATCACCAAGTATCATCTTTAGTTCTGCAGGTTTTGGGTCTTTAAGGGTTTTCTAATTCAATCTAcatcaagtttctttttttaattttccaaaGTGTCCAATGTTTACAATGAACCCCAGCCCGTCCTCAGACCGCATCACCACGCCCCCTGCTGGCGAGGGACAGACAGGACACTGAAGCTGTCACGATTCATTCTATTGGggacattttttcttttcaaatcctGAGTTTGATGAGAAGATGGAAGAATGTGATGCTATAGTTTTGTACTTGACTGGTTTTGATGCCTCAGCTTTAGATCAGATTTGTTCGCTGTGTAAATTGATTATAAACCAATTAGGCAAAGTTTCTTCTTATGATGCagttcaaaatgaaagaaatttaaagaatcaaaacatttagtttcttttcTATTTGAAAATCTGGTAAATCTAAGGATGACTCATTCTACACTGATGCATCAAACCACATGAATTCAGTTTTGTTTCCTCCCTGTCAGATCTACATCAGGAGGTTGGGCGCCCAGGTTGGGCGGGGCCGGAGGTCTCTGGGGAAACTGCACCATGGGGACGAAAGAGGGGAGAGGTCCGACCGAGggacggacagagacacagcGAGCAGAGTGGAGGTCGTCCACGGCATGAAGACGTCCAAGGAAGTGACGGGGCTGCAGCTGTTCTCCTCGTACGAGCTGTCCGTCACTGCCTTCAACGGCAAAGGGGAGGGGCCCCACTCGCTGCCTCACCGCTTCAGCACGCCAGAGGGAGGTGGGTCTCAGTGACGAGGGAGCTTTAAAACTTAAGAGACTctcataaagatggacgacatgacggctcgcaaaggtgaagccaaagtgtcacgatctccccctggtggctggctgcagtacaggtcataaacccagcctcctccatgttagcagatgggacatggaccaaactaaaaaatcaaagtaaacattgaaataaatgtttgtcaaagatagtttctgtcagttatttaattttttaattagttatttgacgtcatgattgacagctgagactgacgcATGATTGGTCAACATCCACCTGAGGGAGAAACACaagcagatggagaagaagaacaacaacttCACTAAActatcctctgtgtgtgtgtgtgtgtgtgtgtgtgtgtgtgtgtgtgtgtgtgtgtgtgtgtgtgtgtgtgtgtgtgtgtgtgtgtgtgtgtgtgcgtgcagctcCGGGTCCTCCTGCATCCCTGAGGTCTGAGAGCCCGACAGAGAAATCCCTGATTCTCTACTGGACGCCTCCAGTTGAAAGCAACGGGATCCTGCTGGGATACATGGTTCAGTACCAACAAGGTAATAAATACCTGTGAGGGGAGGAGAGTTCACAATAAAACGTAATGTTACTCTGACAAATATCAAGATGCTGGAAATATTGAGAGAATACCCGATGTCTTGTAAGGTTTCCCATTAGTACTCTGACTGTGGAAGCTGCCATATTCAAATgtttcctgccacagtttcataatgaggtgagtgggttccatctcctgtgagaagaactgactgagagtcagcttcaactgtcacaatcagctgcagttgaagagtgaagctgaactgagatcagttaaaaacactctgaagtttatctccaatattcagcaggaaactttgaaacatgaagaattctaacCAGGTGGATTTGTTACTGGGTCTGCAGAGGTGGAGAGCAAAGACAGTCCGCTGCAGATGGAGTTCATCAGTGATCCCAACGTGACCCACATCGCGTTGGACCATCTGGACCCCAGCAGCCAATACACCTTCAAAGTTATAGCCCGCACCGCCACCGGTGATGGACCCCCTGTCACTCTGAGTGGCGCCACCCTGCTCGACGGAGGtgaaactacatttatttgtctCAATGCAGTCAAGTGCTTTTATTACCTTTATCAAGTCCTTTCCGTGACACTAattgttttccttcttcctccagTTCCTCCAACGAACGTCACCGTCGTCCAGGACAACACGTCCTTCAACCTGAGCTGGACACCTGGAGAGCGAGACAGGAACCACGGCTTCCACATCCACTACCTCAGGAAGAGCGGTGGGTTTACTTCACCaggcagagagatgagaagatCACGTGACTAAAAACTAATCTCATACTTCAGGAAGAAAACCCAAAACTACTTTACTAACctgttacatgtgtgtgtgtgtgtgtgtgtgttgcagctgggGGTGAGTGGGAGGAGTCAGAGTTAGTGAACTCCACGCAGGGTTTCTATTCGCTGACAGGCCTCCAACCAGGAACTGAGTACCACCTCATGATCCGACATGGAAACGTCACTCAGTGGCACGAGGAGTTGTGGACGATCGGACCAGGTAACTGTTCTGCTCAGTAGAACCAGATGATCCGGCAGAACCTAAAGAACcctcatgtttttgtgttgttaatcACGTGCACACACCTGTACGAGAATCAGTGATCACTTCCTggtctctctccgtctctcagaGCCTTCGGAGATGCCTGCTGGGTTCGCCACTCAGGGCTGGTTGATCGGACTCGTCAGCGCCATCCTGCTGCTCATCCTGATACTGCTCATCCTCTGCCTCATCAAACGCAGCAGGGGCGGGAAGTACGCaggtaaccacacacacacacacacacacacacacacacacacacacacacacacactattgtgTAGTGAAGGGTTTGATATTGAGTTGTTTTCTTACAGTGAAGGACAAGGAAGACAAGGAGGTGGACTCTGAAGCTCGACCAATGAAAGATGAGACGTTTGGAGAATACAGGTGGGTTTTCTCCAAcgactgtatatatagaccatcagtgactgtatataaagaccatcagtgactgtatataaagaggatcagtgactgtatataaagaggatcagtgactgtatataaagatgatcagtgactgtatataaagaccatcagtgactgtatataaagatgatcagtgactgtatataaagatgatcagtgactgtatataaagatgatcagtgactgtatataaagaccatcagtgactgtatataaagaggatcagtgactgtatataaagacgattagtgactgtatataaagaccatcagtgactgtatataaagaccatcagtgactgtatataaagatgatcagtgactgtatataaagacgattagtgactgtatataaagaccatcagtgactgtatataaagatgatcagtgactgtatataaagacgatcagtgactgtatataaagaccatcagtgactgtatataaagatgatcagtgactgtatataaagacaatcagtgactgtatataaagatgatcagtgactgtatataaagaggatcagtgactgtatataaagatgatcagtgactgtatataaagatgatcagtgactgtatataaagacgatcagtgactgtatataaagatgatcagtgactgtatataaagatgatcagtgactgtatataaagacgatcagtgactgtatataaagatgatcagtgactgtatataaagacgatcagtgactgtatataaagacgatcagtgactgtatataaagatgatcagtgactgtatataaagacgatcagtgactgtatataaagaggatcagtgactgtatataaagatgatcagtgactgtatataaagaccatcagtgactgtatataaagaggatcagtgactgtatataaagatgatcagtgactgtatataaagacgatcagtgactgtatataaagaggatcagtgactgtatataaagatgatcagtgactgtatataaagaggatcagtgactgtatataaagatgatcagtgactgtatataaagacgatcagtgactgtatataaagatgatcagtgactgtatataaagatgatcagtgactgtatataaagatgatcagtgactgtatataaagatgatcagtgactgtatataaagatgatcagtgactgtatataaagacgatcagtgactgtatataaagaggatcagtgactgtatataaagaccatcagtgactgtatataaagatgatcagtgactgtatataaagacgatcagtgactgtatataaagacgatcagtgactgtatataaagaggatcagtgactgtatataaagatgatcagtgactgtatataaagaccatcagtgactgtatataaagaggatcagtgactgtatataaagaccatcagtgactgtatataaagaccatcagtgactgtatataaagaccatcagtgactgtatataaagaggatcagtgactgtatataaagacaatcagtgactgtatataaagacaatcagtgactgtatataaagacaatcagtgactgtatataaagacgatcagtgactgtatatatagtcATTCCCAGCTCTCCTTCCTTTCTATCTCACTTGTCTCTCGTCCTCTAACGCTCTGCCTGCAGATCTCTGGAGAGGTGAGGACGTTCACAGACTTTTTGTGTTGCTCTCAcatgcatgtgttgtgtgtcttttgtgcCAGTGACTGTTGTAATGTGTGCGTCATTAGATGTAGTTAATTTAGAAAGTAGGACAGCGGTGACTtagtggattttgttttgttacaaaGAGAACTACCTTGGAGGAGAAGAATGGGATCTAACCACTTAGACTTGTGGAAGCAGGAGCAGCTCTTCTTCTCACATTAAGTCTTTCTGATGTGGttggatcccccccccctctagcAGCAGGAtacagagctgagctgcagaccttctcctcctcctcctcctcccctcctcctcctccacctcccatcctcctcctcctcccctcctccccccctcctcctcctcctcctcccctcctcctcctcctcccttcctcctcctcctcctcctcctcctcctcctcctcctcccttcctcctcctcctcctcctcctctcctcctcctcctcccttcctcctcccctcctcctcctcctcctcctcccctcctccacctcctcctcctcctcctcccttcctcctcctcctcccctcctcctcctcctcccttcctcctcccctcctcctcctcctcctcctcctccacctcctcctccccccctcctccacctcctcctcctcctcctcctgctcacaCCAACAGGAGAGGAGTTCAATAAACATCCTAAATCGGAGCCACATTCTTCaccagcaacacaacatgaagaAGTCAGTTGTGTGGATGTCCCTGTGATTCAGGCTTATCCCTCCGAGGACATATCGATTTTTGAAAAACGTTCATGTTTTAACTCGATCATACAACCTTTGTGATTTGTGAGTGTAAGAGAAATTAAAACCTGCCGCCATTCTGACCATGACCTGTGACAGAAtctacagggggggggggcagatatTCCTCTTTTTACATTATAACATTCAAACCTGGTTCAGCTGATCacgttcagtttgtgtttgtggttttttcAGCGATGGGGATGAGAAGCGCTCGGACAGCCAGCCGTCCCTGGCCGGGGACAGTAAGCTGGGCAGCGAAGACTCTCTGGCCGAGTACGGAGACAGCGTGGACATCCAGTTCAACGAGGACGGCTCCTTCATTGGCCAGTACAGCGGCCGGGGGCCGGTTCCCCCTGGAAACGAGAGCTCCGGTCCAGCCTCCCCCGTCACAGCCGCCCCGCCTCCCCCCATTGCTCCGTCCATGTCGAGCATCCTGAACCGGCCCagctagacacacacacatcacaaatacacacacacacacacacacacacacacacacacacacactgcctgcaACAACACACTGAGGGACACACCACTCCTGACTCCACTGCCTgtaatgtcacacacacagtctcagtACATTCCACAGGTTTATACAGTTCTTCTGTTTACAGGATGTGTCACCTTTTCTACcacgtttacacacacacacacacacacacacacacacacacacacacacacacacacacacacacacacacacacacacacacacctatagaCGCAcctgcacgcacgcacacacacacacacacacacacagaaaatatgcTCAATCAGATCCCTCTTCTGTacggaggagagacagagagaggtgcaggacaggagaggaagatgaagaaaagggaaaagtaaaaccaataatttcatttttcatctatGACCAAAATGTCGAAACACTTTGTAGAAACATTGAAGTCTTTTTCTGTTCCAGTAACACATTTAGAAATTGTTTTCAATGTAAACGTCAccatttttaattttcatgcATCTTCAGACTTCACCACAATGTGTCTTTGTCGTTTTCAagttatttgtgttgtttttgtgtatataaGTTAGTGTGCATGCGTCTGGGGATGATTTGGCAGATTTTTGATGTGTGCGCGGCTGAAACCTAAGATGCATGACCCTCCCTGAGGCTGAATCATTCTGTTGATACTCCACATTAATGAGTTTAAAGAGTGACGGTCActctgtgcgtgtctgtgtgcgatTGTTTACTCTCCATCCCTGACCTGCGGCGATGAGAGATCCGTTGCCTTAAGTGAGTCCAGTCgatcctcctctccttctgtcaatcatccatctctcctcacacacactccctgttCCACCATCCTCCCGTTTACGAGGCAGGACCAGGATGTTGTGGTGACACGCGGCGCTCTGCAGCCgaacaaaaccacaaaacttaaaaaacgaaaaatacaaagaaacgAGGTAAAACGTTTTACGAGGTGCGATCGAGAAGGTCAGAGAAGTTCCGGGTTGTGAAGGAAGGGGGCGCAGTCAAGTTCAACCAACATTAGCAGGTATACGGAGGTTTTTTAAACTCACCTAAAAGTGGTGATGGACTTCTTTCCCATCGCCAGTAGAGGAGCTagtctttgtgttgtttccacCGGTGCGTCATGTTCAACGTCACGACCAcactgaggcgctctctcacctccctGTGTGACATGTGGTGTCATGGCGACAGAGTCATGTGTTCTCCGATTGAATCCGTTCACACAAACACGATACGTCACAGAAAACCATTTAGTTTGTAAATGtcatcacacacagaaacacaaactcacacatatcatatacacacatcacacacacacagggtcggTCCTCTGTAGCAAAACCCAATGGGACCCTCTGAAGGacggagggaggatggaggaggaggaggaggaggaggaggaagaggaggagctgacagaaagagagaatcTGACGTGTCGTTCTCTGAATGTAAATAGAACCTTGAgattgtcattttttatttccatggcTTCTTTTATAAGATGATAAATtgtacgttttttttaaatatctgttgCTCTGTTTTGATTTTGTACGGCAGCGCTTCAACGCTGTAGCGTTTGTATCAtataacgccccccccccccccccccaccatcgTCTCCTCGTAGGTTTTCCTCGTTTAGAAGCCCAGAGACATTTAGAGTAGAACCATAGTgagaacaaccccccccccttcatccagttagagaagcagcagaataaaacacTGCTTGTTGAAAAGGTCTCGTCAGGATGATAACCTGTATTCACCGAGGCGGAGCTGTGTGCACGGACCTGAGCGAGACGCCGTCTGGATGGACCAACGCTGGAGATCCATCCAAACACTTTGAGCTTTTGTTAAACTGGAGCGTCGaccttttctttcattgtcctcttgtgtttgtctttgtcctcaGACTGAAGGACACGACACGTGAACACTGTCTGTTCATCTTTAAACGTAATAATCCACAAACTTGTTGCCTTGTTAAACGTCTGCGCTCCGACACTGATGCTGACTGTTTCTAcgactggaaataaagatggacgacaggatgCCTCCCAAAAGAGTGAAGACAAAACATCTGTATCTGCAGTTTAGGTCctgaaccccacctcctccatgttagcagatgggacatagaTAATAATCACTGTACATGGTTTCTGTTGATGCAGATTTATGGTCat
The sequence above is drawn from the Hippoglossus hippoglossus isolate fHipHip1 chromosome 7, fHipHip1.pri, whole genome shotgun sequence genome and encodes:
- the LOC117764223 gene encoding neural cell adhesion molecule L1.1-like, which produces MNSVLFPPCQIYIRRLGAQVGRGRRSLGKLHHGDERGERSDRGTDRDTASRVEVVHGMKTSKEVTGLQLFSSYELSVTAFNGKGEGPHSLPHRFSTPEGAPGPPASLRSESPTEKSLILYWTPPVESNGILLGYMVQYQQEVESKDSPLQMEFISDPNVTHIALDHLDPSSQYTFKVIARTATGDGPPVTLSGATLLDGVPPTNVTVVQDNTSFNLSWTPGERDRNHGFHIHYLRKSAGGEWEESELVNSTQGFYSLTGLQPGTEYHLMIRHGNVTQWHEELWTIGPEPSEMPAGFATQGWLIGLVSAILLLILILLILCLIKRSRGGKYAVKDKEDKEVDSEARPMKDETFGEYRSLESDGDEKRSDSQPSLAGDSKLGSEDSLAEYGDSVDIQFNEDGSFIGQYSGRGPVPPGNESSGPASPVTAAPPPPIAPSMSSILNRPS